A DNA window from Macadamia integrifolia cultivar HAES 741 chromosome 4, SCU_Mint_v3, whole genome shotgun sequence contains the following coding sequences:
- the LOC122076305 gene encoding putative disease resistance protein RGA4, whose translation MVIDAVLRVVLQNINSLLQQEFGLVWGVDEEMRRLSDTLATIRDVLEDAKKKQFKDKAIKSWLKKLKDAAYDADDILDECAAKSLQFEDQMRSCGNCTNQVSHSFLSWFNFEQLVFRLKIGHRIKDIRERFDDIADARAKFHLNPREIVLEGSVVESSDRETSSILTTEHLVYGREEIKEEIVKVLVDNISNPNLLVYPIIGMGGLGKTTLAQLVYNDERVKNHFESRNWVCVSDDFDVKRLTKAIIESMGGTAYDLTELDPMQSRLREMLSGKRYLLVLDDVWSEDQEKWERVKSSLTCGNEGCVILVTTRIEKVASIMGTFPANHLKGLSEDDCWALFKQRAFGSSGREEQNAANLVMIGKEIVKKCRGLPLAAKALGGLLRFKHSETEWLFVRDNEIWDLPEDEENTILPALRLSYNPLPSHLKQCFSYCSIFPKDYKIGKENLIDLWMANGFIPSKGEMELEDIGNEIFNELLWRSFFQDAEKDAGGNVLRCKMHDLVHDLACFVMDDECLNWEQISKKKIVPKGIRHLSLKHHRPSSDSPSINIESLHKSQTIRTLLLGSHLTKIDALLNFSNLRCLRAIDLSYSGSSITSQMLSTVACYLIHLRYLNLSYTNVRTLPESLRNLKHLQTLRLQYCYELQKLPAHLSTMSSLRHLDIEGCNSLRHMPTGIGRMIDLQTLSIFIVGKKSGCHISELQGLNLGGNLYIKCLENVKNSMDAKEANLIRKRNLDSLTLSWSRSRSRSRSKSPNIDQENADDQEVLEGLQPPASIKGLTIERYQGMKFPSNWMEDLSLQNLVNVILLNCQRCEQLPPLGHLPLLKFLYLGGMNSVRYLGVEFDSGDGLGQGLFPLLKDLVLSYMPSLEVLLLNVRQGRKVLPSLVTMTITKCDRLTTLPLLPSLQHLSLAVEYENVLEGLLQNRNLPVLQKLSFRNCSKLIKFPRLSISSLKYFEVIDCNALKYLWENETQFQGLSSVKTLRIQWCKGLASLSGMRYLTSLEQLEIIKCPIVELSQLEDFRHLTSLKRLTISSQPELTSLPENLKHATMLQHLLIQDCLGPVGLSALPEWIHNLTSLRFINIWGHCQNLTFLPDGLQQLTALQNLDIRGCNAVLETRCREGGEDWHKISHIPKVHIRSWSTPTRMRQNNGCWGRLLELRRR comes from the coding sequence ATGGTCATTGATGCAGTTCTTCGAGTTGTTCTTCAGAACATCAACTCCCTACTTCAACAAGAATTTGGTTTGGTATGGGGAGTcgatgaagagatgagaagaCTTTCTGACACCTTAGCTACAATTCGAGATGTGTTGGAAGATGCTAAGAAGAAGCAATTCAAGGATAAGGCGATCAAGAGTTGGTTAAAGAAACTCAAGGATGCCGCTTATGATGCAGATGACATCTTAGATGAGTGTGCAGCCAAATCACTTCAATTCGAAGACCAGATGAGAAGCTGCGGCAACTGTACCAACCAGGTAAGTCACTCTTTCTTGtcttggttcaattttgaacAACTTGTGTTTCGGCTCAAGATTGGACACAGAATTAAAGatattagagagagatttgatgATATTGCTGATGCGAGGGCCAAATTTCATTTGAACCCTCGGGAAATTGTACTGGAAGGGTCGGTTGTTGAGAGCAGTGATCGAGAGACTAGCTCCATTCTAACTACTGAACACCTAGTTTATGGCAGAGAAGAGATCAAAGAAGAGATAGTTAaagtattggtggacaacattAGCAACCCAAATTTACTGGTTTATCCAATAATCGGAATGGGTGGTCTGGGGAAGACCACACTTGCTCAACTAGTCTACAATGACGAAAGAGTGAAGAATCATTTTGAGTCCAGAAATTGGGTTTGCGtatctgatgattttgatgtaaaAAGGCTGACCAAAGCAATCATAGAATCTATGGGTGGAACTGCATATGATCTCACAGAGTTGGATCCGATGCAAAGCCGCCTTCGTGAGATGTTGAGTGGAAAGAGATATTTGCTTGTACTAGATGATGTTTGGAGTGAAGATCAGGAGAAGTGGGAGAGGGTGAAATCTTCACTCACATGTGGAAATGAAGGATGTGTAATTCTTGTAACCACTCGTATTGAAAAAGTAGCATCAATCATGGGCACATTCCCTGCCAACCACTTGAAAGGACTCTCAGAGGATGACTGTTGGGCTTTGTTTAAGCAACGTGCGTTTGGTAGCAGTGGCAGAGAGGAGCAGAATGCTGCAAACTTGGTGATGATTGgtaaagagattgtaaagaagTGTCGAGGTTTACCTCTGGCTGCAAAGGCTCTAGGAGGCTTATTGCGCTTCAAACACTCGGAGACTGAATGGCTTTTTGTGAGAGACAATGAAATTTGGGATCTgccagaagatgaagaaaataccattttacctgCCTTGAGACTCAGCTACAATCCTCTGCCCTCACATTTGAAGCAATGTTTTTCTTATTGCTCCATATTTCCAAAGGATTATAAGAttggaaaggaaaatttaatCGATCTCTGGATGGCTAATGGTTTTATTCCATCTAAAGGTGAAATGGAGTTGGAAGACATTGGGAATGAAATTTTTAATGAGTTACTATGGAGGTCTTTCTTCCAAGATGCAGAAAAAGATGCTGGTGGCAATGTATTGAGATGTAAGATGCATGATCTAGTCCATGATCTTGCATGTTTTGTTATGGATGATGAATGTTTAAACTGGGAGCAGATtagcaagaaaaaaattgttccaaAAGGGATTCGGCACTTGTCACTGAAGCATCACCGGCCTTCGTCTGACTCACCATCCATTAATATTGAGTCTTTACATAAATCTCAAACCATACGTACCCTACTGCTAGGTTCCCATCTGACAAAAATAGATGCATTGTTAAACTTTTCCAATCTTAGATGCTTACGAGCGATAGATTTGAGTTATTCAGGATCTTCTATTACCAGCCAGATGCTTTCTACAGTAGCCTGCTATTTGATACACCTGAGGTACTTGAACCTCTCCTACACGAATGTTAGGACATTACCAGAGTCCTTGAGGAACCTAAAACATTTGCAAACATTGAGACTACAATATTGTTATGAACTTCAAAAGCTGCCTGCACACTTGAGTACCATGAGCAGCCTCAGGCACTTGGATATTGAGGGATGTAACTCGCTAAGGCATATGCCAACCGGGATAGGGCGGATGATTGACCTCCAGACATTAAGCATCTTCATCGTGGGGAAGAAGAGTGGATGCCATATCAGTGAGTTACAAGGACTGAACCTTGGAGGAAATTTATACATAAAATGTCTCGAGAACGTGAAGAATTCAATGGATGCCAAAGAAGCCAATTTGATAAGAAAGAGAAACCTTGACTCTTTAACCCTGTCTTGGTCTCGGTCTCGGTCTCGGTCTCGGTCTAAGTCTCCAAACATTGATCAAGAAAATGCTGATGATCAAGAGGTGCTAGAGGGCCTCCAGCCCCCGGCAAGCATAAAAGGATTGACAATAGAAAGATACCAGGGCATGAAGTTTCCAAGTAATTGGATGGAGGATTTGTCGCTCCAAAATTTGGTCAATGTCATACTTCTCAACTGTCAGAGATGTGAACAACTCCCGCCTCTTGGGCATCTGCCACTTCTTAAGTTTCTTTATTTAGGTGGGATGAATTCTGTACGATACTTAGGTGTTGAGTTTGACAGTGGTGATGGCTTGGGTCAAGGATTATTCCCTTTGTTGAAAGACCTAGTCTTGAGTTATATGCCAAGTCTGGAAGTATTGTTGTTGAATGTTCGACAAGGAAGAAAAGTGCTCCCTTCCCTTGTAACAATGACAATTACAAAGTGTGACAGGTTGACAACTCTCCCATTGCTCCCGTCTCTTCAACATTTATCTCTAGCAGTGGAATATGAAAACGTTCTAGAAGGGCTGCTACAAAACCGGAACCTCCCCGTTCTTCAGAAATTGAGTTTTAGAAACTGCTCCAAGCTCATCAAATTTCCAAGATTGTCTATTAGCTCTCTTAAATATTTTGAGGTCATCGATTGCAATGCTCTGAAATATTTGTGGGAGAATGAGACCCAATTCCAGGGATTGAGCTCTGTAAAGACATTGAGGATTCAATGGTGCAAAGGACTAGCATCCTTGTCAGGGATGAGATATTTAACATCTCTCGAGCAGTTGGAGATTATAAAATGCCCAATTGTGGAACTCTCCCAATTGGAAGATTTTCGGCACCTCACTTCCCTTAAAAGACTAACCATTTCCTCCCAGCCTGAGTTGACGTCTTTGCCGGAGAACTTAAAACATGCTACAATGCTGCAACATTTATTGATCCAAGATTGTTTGGGGCCTGTGGGCCTGAGTGCGTTGCCAGAGTGGATCCACAATCTCACGTCTCTTCGATTTATAAATATCTGGGGGCATTGTCAAAATCTTACTTTTTTGCCAGATGGTCTTCAACAATTGACAGCCCTACAAAATCTTGATATAAGAGGTTGCAATGCTGTCTTGGAAACAAGATgtagagaaggaggagaagactgGCACAAAATATCCCACATTCCGAAAGTTCACATCAGATCATGGTCAACACCAACGCGCATGAGACAAAACAATGGATGTTGGGGTCGTCTCTTGGAGTTGAGGAGGAGGTGA